A single window of Plasmodium reichenowi strain SY57 chromosome 14, whole genome shotgun sequence DNA harbors:
- a CDS encoding hypothetical protein (conserved Plasmodium protein, unknown function) translates to MIYNDKNEDWKDRENRLVDIIKKEYYYNKNEECDEYNIGGGIIGKDKYGYNDCYKGDNIILIITEYIKKDCILDNYILEYKKLYDNLDYYIHYIEKKSDIDYLIDNYFIKKKRGITSIINDIEKYKKINGDMNDIEMTTYTISVILKLNKDILSAFPMLKNVIEALKNDNNNENFYYINNRIGIIEKWKNKIFNMSCKKKTYKSIVHSFLQTNNEIMDKEKNNENFDKCDQYMNPCYINKTYKNEHNNYYEYNYVHNKNVNDTYIVDNNNNMKNYYEDNIYNNNIYHNNIYNNNIYNNNIYHNDNIYNNENIYNNNNNNMYEPNHMYQGHFSDDTINVMNSTNKNKHSNKLIQKINASYENNIVNYEDKNSTFFYEINITTNKNLIRLKSVLLLIEIVMSFYSFFIKWEKQRDKEKKNISAKNISAEREERDINYIKDKINLNCDDNIYHMNDINNINKGNDLCTHDDNINKYIKDTEYQHGKKEKSKSTYDEINYQLFYDLISGKVKRKKNIKNEENHKKKKKKVDMQKLKRKKYTERKKRMNNSNEKPDNFFPYIKYECHESENTVFSNNYENIIGTNRRISSDNNNNNNNNNNNNMSSNSSTNNKSPNSDSNNMSSNSDSNNILSISDLNNMSSNSDSNNISSNSDSNNISSNSDNNNISANSETKIKLSHTDIYNSYHNYSYASSYSNNDNSFIASDINNCNDKGENVNPLHYNDSIDSPNKFVNGKIYYGQHNKNIYYISKENNIFIDTEKKKKIYKNNINNNNNNNKIIINDKDLKKMMSYIKNILIYVIDECDTYFNIEFLYTLHTFELYYLFHIFKKLLLKKKDIEDDLIIMLTYCAYKIENKEIIEYCFWRLVSIFESECIPNSWILLDDKTNNQLKKRFDELKINFKDMKKRNKSIKKKARIKNYSDYCIDIFYETFNIFDTEEIRDVSSEININEGNLYFKNNIIDKDIFINFINKTKREFSYYNDIPKGYIINELQRIRKFNEFYSCCYILKNDKKEKILMGFKKRGQNKVYIYKYDKNIKKKFKNIKTSFNVSGFLGVLVCNFTGMKIKIYDNGISEKYANFFPNFERNNVISIRFESNIISELPRHFICNIYKENKNIKLIYENKCPIWNEEKEIYELPFYGRVKMASAKNLQLILKKCIFNESKKNDFLNKNINDIIEYVSASQIEHKQNFNEKEKDKDNDNDNNDNIYNDIYKDNNTNNYHNNHDNMPIKQKYNGYNNTKCENKNSDSGNKKVKKHNDEYINSFIKKKFPFDLIKNNLKKKKEEIKYEIINNDEDEIFLIFGKNSKDYFTLDFRHPLSTFEAFSVAISSLLKKKAVS, encoded by the coding sequence atgatttataatgataagAATGAAGATTGGAAAGATAGAGAAAATCGTTTAgttgatataataaagaaagaatattattataataagaatGAAGAATGtgatgaatataatataggGGGTGGGATAATAGGAAAAGATAAATATGGTTATAATGATTGTTATAAAGgtgataatattatattaataataacagaatatattaagaaaGATTGTATATtagataattatatattggaatataaaaagttatatgataatttagattattatatacattatattgAAAAGAAGTCAGATATTGATTATCTTAttgataattattttataaaaaaaaaaagaggtATAACTagtataataaatgatatagagaaatataaaaaaataaatggGGATATGAATGATATAGAAATGACAACATATACCATATCagtaatattaaaattgaATAAAGACATATTAAGTGCATTTCCaatgttaaaaaatgttatagaagcattaaaaaatgataataacaatgaaaatttttattacataaataataggATAGGTATAATAGAAAAATGGAAGAACAAGATTTTTAATATGTCCtgtaaaaagaaaacatataaatcCATAGTTCATTCCTTTTTACAAACaaataatgaaattatggataaggaaaaaaataatgaaaattttgATAAATGCGATCAGTACATGAATCCatgttatattaataaaacatataaaaatgaacataataattattatgaatataattatgtgcataataagaatgtgaatgatacatatatagttgataataataataatatgaaaaattattatgaagataacatatacaataataacatataccataataacatatacaataataacatatacaataataacatataccataatgataacatatacaataatgaaaatatatacaataataataataataatatgtatgaaCCCAATCATATGTATCAAGGTCATTTTTCAGATGATACTATAAATGTCATGAATTCTactaataaaaataagcATTCCAACAAATTGattcaaaaaattaatgcatcatatgaaaataatattgttaatTATGAAGACAAGAACTCTACATTTTTTTAcgaaataaatataacaacaaataaaaatttaataagaCTAAAAAGTGTTCTCCTTCTGATTGAAATAGTCATGTCGTTTTATTCATTCTTTATCAAATGGGAGAAACAAAgagataaagaaaaaaaaaatataagtgcaaaaaatataagtgCTGAAAGAGAAGAAAGagatataaattatataaaagataagATTAACCTTAACtgtgatgataatatatatcatatgaatgatataaataatattaacaaaGGAAACGATTTATGTACAcatgatgataatattaataaatatattaaagatACAGAATATCAGCATgggaaaaaagaaaaaagtaAGAGCACATATGATGAAATTAATTATCAACTCTTTTATGATCTAATATCAGGAAAagtaaaaagaaaaaaaaatattaagaaCGAGGAAAACcataagaaaaaaaaaaaaaaagtagatatgcaaaaattgaaaagaaagaaatataCAGAAAGGAAAAAAAGGATGAATAATAGTAATGAGAAACCTGACaatttttttccatatattaaatatgaGTGTCATGAAAGTGAAAATACTGTTTTCtcaaataattatgaaaatataataggTACTAATAGAAGAATTTCaagtgataataataataataataataataataataataataatatgtcATCAAATAGTAgtacaaataataaatcacCAAATAGTGATAGCAATAATATGTCATCAAATAGTGATAgcaataatatattatcaatCAGTGATCTCAATAATATGTCATCAAATAGTGATAgcaataatatatcatcaaATAGTGATAgcaataatatatcatcaaatagtgataacaataatatatcagCAAATAGTgaaacaaaaattaaattgTCACATAcagatatatataattcttatcataattattcatatgcTTCATCATATAGTAATAATGACAATTCATTTATAGCAAgtgatataaataattgtAATGATAAAGGAGAAAATGTTAATCCTTTACATTATAATGATTCCATAGACTCTCCCAATAAATTCGTGAATGgtaaaatttattatggACAACAcaataagaatatatattatatttcgaaggaaaataatatatttattgatacagaaaaaaaaaaaaaaatatataaaaataatattaacaataataataataataataaaataattattaatgataaggatttaaaaaaaatgatgagctatattaaaaatatcctaatatatgttatagATGAATGTgatacatattttaatatagaATTTTTGTACACGTTACATACTTttgaattatattatttatttcatatatttaaaaagctgttattaaaaaagaaagataTAGAAGAtgatttaataataatgttaacGTATTGTGCATATAAAATTGAAAATAAGGAAATCATTGAATATTGTTTTTGGAGACTTGTCAGTATATTTGAAAGTGAATGTATTCCTAACAGTTGGATTTTATTAGAtgataaaacaaataatcaattaaaaaaaagatttgatgaattaaaaattaattttaaagatatgaaaaaaaggaacaaaagtataaagaaaaaagcaagaataaaaaattatagtGATTATTGTATTGacatattttatgaaaCTTTTAACATTTTTGATACTGAAGAAATACGAGATGTAAGCAgtgaaataaatataaatgaaggtaatttatattttaaaaataatataatagataaagatatctttattaattttattaataaaacaaaaagagaattttcttattataatgatatacctaaaggatatataattaatgaGTTACAAAGAATACGTAAATTTAATGAATTTTATTCATGTTGttacatattaaaaaatgataaaaaggaaaagatACTTATGGGTTTTAAAAAGAGAGGACAAaataaagtatatatatataaatatgataaaaatattaaaaaaaaatttaaaaatattaaaacatCTTTTAATGTATCAGGATTTTTAGGAGTATTGGTATGTAATTTTACAGGTatgaaaattaaaatatatgataatgGCATTTCAGAAAAATACGCAAACTTTTTTCCAAATTTTGAAAGAAATAATGTTATATCTATTAGATTTGAATCCAATATTATAAGTGAATTACCAAGACATTTcatttgtaatatttataaagaaaataagaACATCAAACttatttatgaaaataaatgtCCTATATGGAATGAAGAGAAAGAAATTTATGAACTCCCTTTTTATGGACGAGTTAAAATGGCTAGTGCAAAAAATTTacaattaattttaaagaaatgtatttttaatgaatcaaaaaaaaatgatttcttgaataaaaatataaatgatataattgAATATGTGTCAGCTAGCCAAATTGAACATAAACAGAATTTTaatgaaaaggaaaagGATAAAGATAACGATAAcgataataatgataatatttataatgatatatataaggaTAACAATACgaataattatcataataatcatGATAACATGCCTATTAAACAAAAGTACAAtggatataataatacaaagtgtgaaaataaaaatagtgattcaggaaataaaaaagttaagaaacataatgatgaatacataaatagctttattaaaaagaaatttccttttgatttaattaaaaacaatttgaaaaagaaaaaagaagaaattaaatatgaaattataaataatgatgaagatgaaatatttttaatatttggGAAAAATTCTAAAGATTATTTTACTTTAGATTTTCGTCATCCGTTATCAACATTTGAAGCTTTTTCAGTTGCCATTTCATCTTTGCTAAAGAAAAAAGCTGTATCATGA